One part of the Tenacibaculum sp. 190130A14a genome encodes these proteins:
- the ric gene encoding iron-sulfur cluster repair di-iron protein: MNINNNTLISEIVAENYDTATVFKKYGIDFCCNGERTINEVANTKNVSVAKLIQEISLIEINTIASQSYQNWDLDFLSDYIYQNHHLYIEKRGPEIIAYLEKLCKVHGKNHPELFEVIELFKEAVGDLAMHMKKEELILFPHIKKIAKASRQEQTFEIPPFGSIENPIRMMHSEHDNEGERFRRISELTNNYEAPKDACNTYKIAFILLKEFEDDLHKHIHIENNILFKKAITLENQLNK; the protein is encoded by the coding sequence ATGAACATAAATAACAACACTTTAATCTCAGAAATAGTTGCAGAGAATTATGATACAGCAACTGTTTTCAAAAAATATGGCATTGATTTTTGCTGTAATGGAGAACGAACAATTAACGAAGTGGCAAATACAAAGAATGTTTCTGTTGCAAAGCTAATTCAAGAAATCTCTCTAATAGAAATTAACACCATTGCTTCTCAAAGTTACCAAAATTGGGATCTAGACTTTTTAAGCGATTACATTTATCAAAATCACCATTTGTACATCGAAAAAAGAGGACCCGAAATAATTGCCTACTTAGAAAAGCTATGCAAAGTTCATGGAAAAAATCATCCAGAACTCTTTGAAGTTATAGAACTCTTTAAAGAAGCTGTAGGCGATTTAGCAATGCACATGAAAAAAGAAGAGCTTATTCTATTTCCTCATATAAAAAAAATAGCAAAAGCATCTAGGCAAGAGCAAACATTTGAGATACCTCCTTTTGGTTCTATTGAAAACCCTATTAGGATGATGCACTCTGAGCATGATAATGAAGGAGAACGTTTTCGAAGAATTTCTGAATTAACCAATAATTATGAAGCTCCAAAAGATGCCTGTAATACATACAAAATAGCCTTTATACTTCTAAAAGAGTTTGAAGATGATTTACATAAGCATATTCACATAGAAAACAACATTTTATTTAAAAAAGCAATCACGTTAGAAAACCAACTAAACAAGTAA
- a CDS encoding YceI family protein gives MKQIQFIFLLFFIAVLSMTGCKEKNEAVKKEAVKTIDLKESVDGYTQYTIDTKTSYITYIGSKPTGKHNGKFYLSKGNIYVNNQTIVNGDIVIDLNSITVDDLNDKEDAQGKRVLINHLKSNDFFDVKNYPKGKFEITSVTQLTTKYSIDDKTEFESINQPLSNTENSIRNPTHIMSGSLELRGFKRSISFPIRITSSNSKIIIEGKLNIDRTDWSITYGEEASITDKLKDKFIYNTVNLGFYVEALKSNKKLSAHTLAPRTIDAFEKKFGIHKGKRRNHISGICFTGSFIINNERIRGLSSSKIFSTTPLKVIGRFSHKGGVKKDEAVHGEYGMAFQVILENGMTHNFSMNTLDFFPVSTPQGFLQLMTAKISGKEEDFVKLKKEHPEFKNFKAHYGKKPKVLKNYANHQFNSVNTFYLKNENGKKTAVRWSFIPRNETISINTSENVSYYKDLAELLNKKGKLLWDMVITIANPEDEINNAAKQWTGHHKTITAATLTINAVNEDGTCQNINFDPLQLQSGILPSEDPILKFRSPAYATAFVRRKQEQKQQK, from the coding sequence ATGAAACAAATACAATTCATATTCCTTCTATTTTTCATTGCAGTATTGTCTATGACAGGATGTAAAGAAAAAAATGAAGCCGTTAAAAAAGAGGCAGTAAAGACTATTGATTTAAAAGAAAGTGTTGATGGTTATACTCAATATACCATAGATACTAAGACTAGTTATATTACTTATATAGGTAGCAAACCAACAGGAAAACATAATGGCAAATTTTACTTATCTAAAGGTAATATTTATGTTAATAACCAAACAATTGTCAATGGAGATATTGTAATAGATTTAAATAGTATTACTGTTGATGATTTAAACGACAAAGAAGATGCTCAAGGTAAAAGAGTTCTTATAAATCACTTGAAATCTAATGATTTTTTTGATGTTAAAAATTACCCAAAAGGAAAGTTCGAAATAACTTCTGTAACACAACTAACTACCAAATATTCTATTGATGATAAAACAGAGTTTGAATCTATCAATCAACCGCTTTCAAATACAGAAAATAGCATAAGAAATCCGACTCATATTATGTCTGGAAGTCTTGAATTACGAGGATTTAAAAGGTCTATATCATTTCCAATAAGAATAACTTCTTCCAATTCTAAAATAATTATTGAAGGAAAATTAAATATAGATAGGACAGACTGGAGTATTACTTATGGAGAGGAAGCATCAATAACAGATAAATTAAAGGATAAGTTTATCTATAACACGGTTAACCTAGGTTTTTATGTAGAAGCTCTAAAATCAAATAAGAAACTATCAGCTCATACACTTGCACCAAGAACAATAGACGCTTTTGAAAAGAAGTTTGGTATTCATAAAGGGAAACGTAGAAACCATATAAGTGGTATTTGCTTTACTGGAAGTTTTATAATTAACAATGAACGAATTCGAGGACTGAGTTCTAGTAAAATTTTTAGTACAACACCCTTGAAAGTTATTGGAAGATTCTCACATAAAGGTGGTGTTAAAAAGGATGAAGCAGTACATGGAGAATATGGTATGGCATTTCAAGTAATTCTTGAAAATGGTATGACACATAATTTTAGCATGAATACACTAGATTTTTTTCCTGTAAGTACTCCACAAGGATTTTTACAGCTTATGACTGCTAAAATAAGTGGTAAAGAAGAAGATTTTGTCAAATTAAAAAAAGAGCATCCTGAATTCAAAAATTTCAAGGCTCACTATGGTAAAAAGCCAAAAGTTTTAAAAAACTATGCCAATCATCAATTTAATAGTGTAAATACTTTTTATCTAAAAAATGAAAATGGTAAGAAAACAGCTGTGCGTTGGTCTTTTATACCTAGAAATGAAACAATTTCTATTAACACCTCTGAAAATGTAAGCTACTATAAAGATTTAGCCGAATTATTGAACAAAAAAGGAAAGCTTCTTTGGGATATGGTAATAACAATTGCAAACCCTGAAGATGAAATTAATAATGCTGCAAAACAATGGACAGGACATCATAAAACAATTACTGCAGCTACACTTACCATTAATGCTGTAAATGAAGATGGTACTTGCCAAAATATCAATTTTGATCCTTTACAATTACAAAGCGGAATTTTACCTTCTGAAGATCCTATTTTAAAATTTAGATCACCAGCATATGCTACCGCATTTGTAAGGAGAAAACAAGAACAAAAACAACAAAAATAA
- a CDS encoding isocitrate lyase/phosphoenolpyruvate mutase family protein yields MTRQEKFDHFKNLHQKGNPIMLYNIWSAGSAKAAVNAGASIVATGSKPLALSQGYPDGEVIPFDTFLQTIEQIVSHVNVPVSVDFESGYAGNDDELLAINTEKLLQTGIIGLNFEDKIIGANGLYSIEKQSKRIKIIREVADDLGVPLFINARTDIFFEEKDTSKYYKLMPEAIARAKAYTNAGADGFFTPGLVDLDLIKKLTSTLNIPLNIVKLPTAPINEALINAGVQRISYGPFAYINLMKVFSDNLTKNCVEEKVHIN; encoded by the coding sequence ATGACAAGACAAGAGAAATTTGACCATTTCAAAAACTTACATCAAAAAGGCAACCCAATAATGCTTTATAACATTTGGAGTGCTGGATCTGCCAAGGCCGCTGTTAATGCTGGCGCAAGTATAGTGGCTACGGGAAGTAAACCATTAGCACTATCACAAGGATATCCTGACGGAGAAGTGATTCCGTTCGATACATTTTTACAAACAATAGAACAAATTGTATCTCATGTAAATGTACCTGTTAGTGTTGATTTTGAAAGTGGTTATGCAGGTAATGATGATGAGTTACTCGCTATCAATACGGAAAAACTTCTGCAAACAGGTATCATAGGATTAAATTTTGAGGACAAAATTATCGGAGCAAATGGGCTTTATAGTATTGAAAAACAATCTAAACGAATTAAAATCATACGAGAAGTAGCAGATGATTTAGGAGTACCACTTTTTATAAATGCTAGGACAGATATTTTTTTTGAAGAAAAAGATACCTCTAAATACTATAAACTCATGCCCGAGGCTATAGCAAGAGCCAAAGCATATACGAATGCTGGAGCTGATGGATTTTTTACCCCTGGTCTTGTTGATTTAGATCTGATTAAAAAGTTAACGAGCACACTCAATATACCTCTAAATATAGTTAAACTCCCTACAGCACCTATTAATGAAGCACTAATAAATGCTGGTGTACAACGCATAAGTTATGGTCCTTTTGCTTATATCAATTTGATGAAAGTATTCAGTGACAATTTAACAAAAAACTGTGTTGAAGAAAAAGTGCATATAAATTAA
- a CDS encoding AsmA-like C-terminal region-containing protein, whose amino-acid sequence MKFKAFKKRKIWLRFIACVLLLPLLFLLVTVLYINTKQNSIIKDHIAQLNKTHKGFIDIGDTHLSLFSNFPNISFKVDDLKINETKNDNSPVILDVKDIYVGFNFWDILDGDYTIKSLIVEDGFFDIVIHEDKSLNLLNALKSIDETESSAPIDFKLQKIKLHNLDIHKKDEGQNTDLETFIYEADGGFNIDNEVISGHIDTKFEMNLISNGDTTYIKHKHFDLHTDINLDKDTGLLTIEPSGVTMEHGDFELEGLIDTKNDFDLDLKIKGAKPNFDMLIAFAPEDLIPVLERYKNAGKIYFNAVVQGPTLNQQVPFFDVNFGVSEAFLENTNKGKRVKNIGFKGHFTNGKERSSRTTTFSLEDMTAKLGKGKILGNVVINNFDEPEIDMRLNADFNLEFVTDFLNLSEVDIASGNVSLKMNFHDIIDIDNPEQALSKLNQAYYSELKIDSLSLSSKDLPAPLKKLNAHIVMNGKKATINQFDILLGTSDISITGYVSDLPAIVHHTDTLVVTHLDIKSKLLDISELTKFSATDSLRTGIDEQIKDLTAGFSFKSSAKAFTESKYLPKGAFFVDSLNAKLKHYPHKFHDFHVDVLIDDKDLKIKDFTGFIDDSDFHFNGLVHNYGFWMQKELNGDVDLDITLTSDLLRLEDIFTYQGENYVPEEYRHEEFEKLTLHVNSSMHYKASALHSIDLELDKLNTKMHLHPLRFEHFTGDFHYEDDHLTVKDFIGKIGRTSFNIDFNYYLGDNSAIKKRDNNLSFKANYIDYDQLFPPDKTTEKATITVKSKTADVAAHADAFNLYELPFTDMKIDVDVDYFMYQRIHLQDIKANLRTTQNHYIYVDTLHMNAAGGNFNMSGYFNGSNPKKIYLKPTIKTTKIDLDKFLFKFENFGQDHLVSDNLKGHVSTTIDGKIRVYPDLVPDLDQSEIHMDVKVFNGKLQNYEPMKMLSSYMGNKNLNNIKFDTIQNHIDIINGRINIPNMTIESTLGHMELSGTQDLNNNIEYYLRIPWKTVRKAVWHKLFKNKKNSGNKDEEDEIIEVDPNKKVKYLNLKLHGTVDDFKVSLKKAKKKKEK is encoded by the coding sequence ATGAAATTTAAAGCCTTTAAAAAAAGAAAAATCTGGTTGCGGTTTATTGCTTGCGTACTGCTTTTACCATTATTATTTCTCCTTGTTACGGTGTTATATATCAATACAAAACAAAATAGTATTATTAAAGATCATATAGCTCAGCTTAACAAAACGCACAAAGGTTTTATTGATATAGGTGACACTCATCTATCACTCTTTAGTAATTTTCCAAATATTTCTTTTAAGGTAGACGATCTAAAAATAAATGAAACTAAAAACGATAATTCACCAGTTATTCTTGACGTAAAAGATATCTACGTAGGTTTTAATTTTTGGGATATTTTAGATGGTGATTACACCATTAAATCATTAATTGTAGAAGACGGTTTTTTTGATATTGTAATTCATGAAGATAAAAGTCTAAATCTTTTAAACGCATTAAAATCCATTGATGAAACAGAAAGTTCAGCCCCAATAGATTTTAAACTTCAAAAAATAAAATTACACAATTTAGATATCCACAAAAAAGATGAAGGTCAAAATACAGACTTAGAAACATTTATTTATGAGGCTGATGGTGGTTTCAATATTGATAATGAAGTTATTTCAGGGCATATTGATACTAAATTTGAAATGAATTTAATTAGTAACGGCGATACTACATATATAAAACACAAACACTTTGATCTTCATACAGATATTAATCTTGATAAAGATACTGGATTGCTTACCATTGAACCTTCTGGAGTTACTATGGAACATGGTGATTTTGAATTAGAAGGATTAATAGACACAAAAAATGATTTTGATCTTGATCTTAAAATAAAAGGAGCAAAGCCAAATTTTGACATGCTTATAGCCTTTGCTCCAGAGGATCTTATACCTGTTTTAGAACGTTATAAAAATGCAGGGAAAATTTATTTTAACGCGGTAGTTCAAGGACCTACATTGAATCAACAAGTACCTTTTTTTGATGTAAACTTCGGTGTAAGTGAAGCTTTTTTAGAAAACACCAACAAAGGTAAGCGAGTCAAAAACATTGGATTTAAAGGTCATTTTACGAACGGAAAAGAACGAAGTTCTCGTACAACAACATTCTCACTAGAAGATATGACTGCCAAACTGGGAAAAGGAAAAATTCTAGGAAATGTCGTAATCAATAATTTTGATGAACCAGAAATAGATATGCGATTAAATGCAGATTTCAATCTCGAATTTGTGACTGATTTTTTAAACTTAAGTGAAGTAGATATTGCATCAGGAAATGTTTCATTAAAAATGAATTTTCATGATATTATAGATATTGATAACCCAGAACAAGCACTCAGTAAATTGAATCAGGCGTATTATAGTGAGTTAAAAATTGATAGTCTAAGTTTATCTTCCAAAGATCTGCCTGCGCCATTAAAAAAACTGAATGCACATATAGTAATGAATGGAAAAAAAGCGACAATCAATCAATTTGATATACTATTAGGAACATCTGATATTTCAATAACTGGATATGTATCAGATTTACCTGCTATTGTACATCATACAGATACACTAGTCGTTACTCATTTAGATATTAAGTCCAAGCTATTAGATATTTCTGAACTCACGAAATTTTCTGCTACTGATAGTTTAAGGACAGGTATAGATGAGCAAATCAAAGATTTAACTGCTGGATTTTCATTTAAATCCTCTGCAAAAGCTTTTACTGAAAGTAAATATTTACCTAAAGGAGCGTTTTTTGTAGATAGTCTTAACGCGAAACTAAAGCATTATCCACATAAATTCCACGATTTTCATGTAGATGTATTAATCGATGATAAAGATCTTAAAATCAAAGATTTTACTGGTTTTATTGATGATTCTGATTTTCATTTTAACGGATTGGTACATAATTATGGTTTTTGGATGCAAAAAGAATTGAATGGCGATGTAGATTTAGACATTACCTTAACTTCAGATTTATTGCGTTTAGAAGATATTTTCACGTATCAAGGTGAAAATTATGTTCCTGAAGAATATAGACATGAAGAATTTGAAAAACTGACATTGCATGTGAATTCTAGTATGCATTATAAAGCATCCGCGTTACATTCTATAGATTTAGAGTTAGACAAGCTAAATACCAAAATGCATTTGCATCCCTTACGATTTGAACACTTTACAGGTGATTTTCATTATGAAGATGACCATCTTACAGTAAAAGATTTTATAGGTAAAATAGGGAGAACTTCTTTTAACATTGACTTCAACTATTATTTGGGAGATAATTCAGCAATTAAAAAAAGAGATAATAATCTGAGTTTTAAAGCAAATTATATTGATTATGACCAACTATTTCCTCCTGATAAAACAACAGAGAAGGCAACAATAACCGTAAAATCAAAAACTGCAGATGTTGCAGCACATGCAGATGCTTTTAATTTGTATGAGCTACCATTTACTGATATGAAAATTGATGTAGATGTAGATTATTTTATGTATCAACGAATTCATTTACAAGATATAAAAGCAAATTTACGTACAACTCAGAATCATTACATTTATGTAGATACACTACATATGAATGCAGCTGGAGGTAATTTTAATATGTCTGGTTACTTTAATGGTAGTAATCCGAAGAAAATTTACCTGAAACCTACTATAAAAACCACTAAAATTGATTTGGATAAGTTCTTATTTAAGTTTGAAAATTTTGGACAAGATCATTTGGTTTCAGATAATTTAAAAGGACATGTTTCTACTACAATAGATGGAAAAATTAGAGTATATCCTGATTTAGTGCCAGATTTAGATCAATCTGAAATTCACATGGATGTCAAAGTTTTTAATGGGAAATTACAGAATTATGAACCCATGAAAATGTTATCTAGTTATATGGGTAATAAAAACTTGAACAATATCAAATTTGATACAATTCAAAATCATATAGATATCATTAACGGACGCATTAACATTCCTAATATGACGATTGAATCAACATTAGGACATATGGAATTATCTGGAACACAAGATTTGAATAATAATATTGAATATTACTTAAGAATTCCTTGGAAAACCGTTAGAAAAGCTGTTTGGCATAAATTATTTAAGAATAAGAAAAATAGTGGAAATAAAGACGAAGAGGATGAAATTATAGAAGTTGATCCTAACAAGAAAGTAAAATACCTAAATTTAAAATTACATGGAACAGTTGATGATTTTAAAGTTTCCCTAAAGAAAGCTAAAAAGAAGAAAGAGAAATAA
- a CDS encoding Rrf2 family transcriptional regulator: MFSKSCEYGMRAVIYVAKQTSLGNKTSVKEIASATNSPEAFTGKILQILTKNNIISSIKGPYGGFLIYEEKTKNVKLSQIVEVIDGDKIYTGCGLGLKECNAKNPCPIHDKFVDIRSSLKSMLETTTVYDLLKSETGEDKILQLKR, encoded by the coding sequence ATGTTTTCTAAATCTTGTGAATATGGAATGAGAGCTGTCATATATGTGGCAAAGCAAACCTCATTAGGCAATAAAACCAGTGTAAAGGAAATTGCTAGTGCTACTAATTCTCCAGAAGCGTTTACAGGAAAAATATTACAAATATTGACTAAGAATAATATAATTAGCTCAATTAAGGGGCCATATGGTGGCTTCTTGATTTATGAAGAGAAAACAAAAAATGTAAAACTAAGTCAAATTGTCGAAGTCATCGATGGAGACAAAATATATACTGGTTGTGGACTTGGGCTGAAAGAGTGTAATGCTAAAAACCCCTGCCCTATTCATGATAAATTTGTTGATATTAGAAGTAGTCTCAAATCTATGTTAGAAACTACAACTGTATATGATTTATTAAAGTCTGAAACAGGTGAAGATAAAATACTACAATTAAAAAGATAG
- a CDS encoding AraC family transcriptional regulator: MLYNLFNNKNEKVLIVKSFSEKNITTLFEKPNFYAIFFFEEAHGVINMESSEMQVKDNNILFYYPYQKLEFEGTFKGSYIQFHPDFFCIDIHAKDVGCQGVLFNNFLNDTVLRCSNKDFVIMSNSFLNLKKELLNKDVGQLDMVSSQLKMLLICAVRIKRKEQNDAILNKENIHIQLEKLIEKNYINETSPEFYCNELNISMTTFNRLCKKYFKNSFVTIINLKKIASAKNQLFLTNESIKNIAYGIGFNDPLYFTRVFKKYSGISPKEFRKQLKDNRLI; the protein is encoded by the coding sequence ATGCTTTATAACCTTTTTAACAATAAGAATGAAAAGGTACTTATAGTCAAGTCTTTTTCAGAAAAAAACATTACAACTCTTTTTGAGAAACCTAACTTTTATGCAATTTTTTTCTTTGAAGAAGCTCATGGAGTGATTAACATGGAGTCTAGCGAAATGCAGGTAAAAGACAACAATATCTTATTTTATTATCCCTATCAGAAGTTAGAATTTGAAGGGACTTTCAAAGGGTCTTATATACAGTTTCATCCTGATTTTTTTTGTATTGATATTCATGCAAAAGATGTTGGGTGCCAAGGTGTGTTATTTAATAATTTTTTAAACGACACTGTTTTACGTTGCTCTAATAAAGATTTTGTAATCATGTCTAATTCCTTTTTAAACTTAAAAAAAGAATTGTTGAATAAAGATGTTGGACAATTAGATATGGTTTCAAGTCAGTTAAAAATGTTGCTTATTTGTGCAGTTAGAATAAAAAGAAAGGAACAAAATGATGCTATTCTAAACAAAGAAAATATACATATACAATTAGAAAAATTGATAGAGAAAAATTATATCAACGAAACCTCTCCAGAATTTTATTGTAACGAGTTAAATATTTCAATGACAACGTTTAATCGTTTATGCAAAAAATATTTTAAGAATAGTTTCGTAACCATTATAAATTTAAAAAAAATTGCATCTGCAAAAAACCAATTGTTTTTGACCAATGAGTCTATTAAAAACATTGCCTATGGTATTGGTTTTAATGATCCTTTATACTTTACTAGAGTGTTTAAAAAATATAGTGGTATTTCTCCTAAAGAATTTAGAAAACAACTAAAAGATAATCGATTGATTTAA
- a CDS encoding nitric-oxide reductase large subunit, which translates to MKKIWTIFILVVVSSFIALIWVGTEIYQTQPPIPDKVIVKETNEILYNKSDIQIGQNVWESIGGMEVGSIWGHGSYVAPDWSADWIHREAEYLLDFWAKREFKTTFKSLDVEKQGALKARLVKEIRTNTFNPSNKTIIISKDRLEAIKRNSKHYSDIFANGHEKYAIQKGALTDTIKLSQLNAFLFWTSWAASTNRPNQDYTYTSNWPHEPLINNTITPDSQIWSGFSIILLLLFIGILTYYYIRNHEKGEAITSPSKDPLLKMPLFKSQKAVLKYFFVVSLLIALQVVLGIITVHYTVEGQAFFGFELSKYFPYSITRTWHTQLAVFWIAVTWLATGLFLAPMISGKEMKYQIFGINFLFVAALIIVLGSMLGEWLGVHQFLELSTNFFFGHQGYEYMDLGRFWQIFLAIGLILWMFMVGRHILYGIKKKDDSKHLLTILLIAVIAIGMFFFSGLMYGENSSLPVINYWRWWLVHLWVEGFFEVFATVTIAYLFSRMKIVSVKTAGKTSIASATIFLAGGIIGTLHHLYYSGTPVQAIALGATFSALEVVPLTLMGFEIRENWNLLKENDWIKRYKWPIFFFMAVAFWNMVGAGVFGFLINPPIALYYIQGLNTTSVHAHTALFGVYGMLGMGFIIICLRLYSKRTWNEKLIKNAFWLLNIGLVLMVVLSLLPLGIIQAYTSITKGYSYARDAELLYTPTVQIIKWMRIVGDIVFSVGIGYFCWFVIKETVFLIKSKN; encoded by the coding sequence ATGAAAAAAATTTGGACAATATTTATCCTAGTAGTCGTATCATCTTTTATTGCGCTAATTTGGGTAGGAACAGAAATATATCAAACACAACCTCCTATACCAGATAAAGTAATAGTTAAAGAAACGAATGAAATATTATATAATAAATCTGATATACAAATAGGACAGAACGTATGGGAATCTATTGGAGGTATGGAAGTTGGATCTATCTGGGGACATGGAAGTTATGTTGCTCCAGATTGGTCGGCTGATTGGATTCATAGGGAAGCAGAATATTTATTAGATTTTTGGGCTAAAAGAGAATTTAAAACCACATTTAAATCATTAGATGTTGAGAAACAGGGAGCTCTTAAAGCTAGATTGGTCAAAGAAATAAGAACAAATACCTTTAATCCTTCTAATAAAACTATTATAATTTCAAAAGATAGATTAGAAGCTATAAAAAGAAATAGCAAACATTACAGTGATATTTTTGCAAATGGACATGAGAAGTATGCCATTCAAAAAGGAGCTTTGACAGATACGATAAAACTTTCTCAACTAAATGCTTTTTTATTTTGGACTTCTTGGGCGGCAAGTACCAACAGGCCTAATCAAGACTACACTTATACTTCTAATTGGCCACATGAGCCATTAATTAATAATACCATTACTCCTGATTCTCAAATTTGGTCAGGGTTTTCAATTATTCTTTTACTCTTATTTATTGGAATTCTTACATACTACTACATTAGAAATCATGAAAAAGGAGAAGCAATTACAAGTCCAAGTAAAGATCCCTTATTAAAAATGCCATTATTTAAATCACAAAAAGCCGTCTTAAAGTACTTTTTTGTAGTCTCTTTATTAATCGCTTTACAGGTTGTATTGGGAATTATTACGGTGCACTATACCGTTGAAGGACAAGCCTTTTTTGGGTTCGAGTTATCTAAATACTTCCCTTATTCTATTACAAGGACATGGCATACACAATTGGCCGTTTTTTGGATTGCTGTAACTTGGTTAGCTACTGGATTATTCTTGGCTCCAATGATTAGCGGTAAAGAAATGAAGTATCAAATATTCGGAATTAACTTCTTGTTTGTAGCTGCTTTAATTATAGTATTAGGTTCAATGTTAGGAGAATGGTTAGGAGTTCATCAATTCCTAGAACTATCAACTAATTTCTTCTTTGGTCATCAAGGATATGAATACATGGATTTAGGTAGGTTTTGGCAAATATTTTTAGCTATTGGACTTATTCTATGGATGTTCATGGTTGGAAGACATATTTTATATGGAATTAAGAAAAAAGATGATTCGAAGCATTTATTAACCATTTTATTAATTGCTGTAATTGCTATAGGAATGTTCTTTTTCTCTGGATTAATGTATGGTGAAAATAGCAGTTTACCAGTAATCAATTATTGGAGATGGTGGTTAGTACATTTATGGGTAGAAGGATTTTTTGAAGTATTTGCAACAGTTACCATCGCTTATTTGTTTTCAAGAATGAAAATAGTTTCAGTTAAAACTGCTGGAAAAACCTCTATTGCTTCAGCTACAATATTTCTTGCGGGTGGAATTATTGGTACTTTGCATCATTTGTATTATTCTGGAACACCCGTGCAAGCAATAGCTTTAGGTGCTACTTTTAGTGCTTTAGAAGTGGTTCCACTTACTTTGATGGGCTTTGAAATAAGAGAGAATTGGAATTTATTAAAAGAAAATGATTGGATTAAACGTTATAAATGGCCTATTTTCTTTTTTATGGCAGTAGCCTTTTGGAATATGGTAGGAGCTGGTGTATTTGGTTTCTTAATAAACCCTCCTATTGCGTTGTATTATATTCAAGGTCTTAACACTACATCAGTGCATGCCCATACCGCTTTATTTGGAGTATATGGTATGCTTGGAATGGGATTCATTATTATCTGTTTAAGATTATATTCTAAGAGGACTTGGAACGAAAAGCTTATCAAAAATGCCTTTTGGTTACTTAATATTGGACTTGTGTTAATGGTTGTTTTAAGCTTGTTACCTTTAGGTATTATACAAGCGTATACTTCAATTACCAAAGGATATTCTTATGCACGAGATGCTGAGTTATTGTACACACCTACCGTACAAATTATAAAATGGATGCGTATTGTAGGAGATATTGTTTTCTCGGTAGGTATAGGCTATTTCTGTTGGTTTGTTATTAAAGAGACTGTTTTCTTAATAAAATCAAAAAATTAA